One Sinorhizobium sp. BG8 DNA window includes the following coding sequences:
- a CDS encoding glutamine synthetase beta-grasp domain-containing protein, with protein MTKFKLEYIWLDGYTPVPNLRGKTQIKEFDAFPTLEQLPLWGFDGSSTMQAEGRSSDCVLKPVAVYPDPVRTNGVLVMCEVMMPDGKTPHPSNSRATILDDEGAWFGFEQEYFFYKNGRPLGFPETGYPAPQGPYYTGVGYSNVGDVARKIVEEHLDICLAAGINHEGINAEVAKGQWEFQVFGKGSKRAADEVWMARYLLQRLTEKYGIDVEYHCKPLGDTDWNGSGMHANFSTAYMREVGGKEYFEALMAAFEKNLHDHINVYGPDNHMRLTGKHETAPWNKFSYGVADRGASIRVPHSFVNNGYKGYLEDRRPNSQGDPYQIASQILKTISSVDTGAKVSQAA; from the coding sequence ATGACAAAATTTAAGCTCGAGTACATCTGGCTTGACGGTTATACCCCGGTTCCCAATCTGCGCGGCAAGACGCAGATCAAGGAATTCGATGCGTTTCCGACGCTTGAGCAACTCCCTCTCTGGGGCTTTGACGGAAGCTCGACGATGCAGGCCGAAGGCCGCAGCTCCGATTGCGTCCTGAAGCCCGTCGCGGTCTATCCCGATCCGGTTCGCACGAACGGCGTGCTCGTGATGTGCGAAGTCATGATGCCGGACGGCAAGACCCCGCATCCGTCCAACTCGCGCGCAACCATTCTCGATGACGAGGGCGCGTGGTTCGGCTTCGAACAGGAATACTTCTTCTACAAGAACGGCCGCCCGCTCGGCTTCCCTGAAACCGGCTATCCCGCGCCGCAGGGCCCGTACTACACCGGTGTTGGCTACAGCAACGTCGGCGACGTCGCACGCAAGATCGTCGAAGAGCACCTTGACATCTGCCTCGCTGCCGGCATCAACCACGAAGGCATCAACGCCGAAGTGGCCAAGGGCCAGTGGGAATTCCAGGTTTTCGGCAAGGGTTCCAAGAGGGCCGCTGACGAAGTCTGGATGGCTCGCTACCTGCTGCAGCGCCTGACGGAAAAGTACGGCATCGACGTTGAATACCACTGCAAGCCGCTCGGCGACACCGACTGGAACGGTTCGGGCATGCATGCCAACTTCTCGACCGCATACATGCGCGAAGTCGGCGGCAAGGAATATTTCGAGGCGCTTATGGCTGCTTTCGAAAAGAACCTGCATGACCACATCAACGTTTACGGCCCGGACAACCACATGCGTCTGACCGGCAAGCACGAAACGGCTCCGTGGAACAAGTTCAGCTATGGTGTTGCCGACCGTGGTGCCTCCATCCGCGTTCCGCACTCGTTCGTGAACAACGGCTACAAGGGCTATCTCGAAGATCGCCGCCCGAACTCCCAGGGAGACCCCTACCAGATCGCTTCGCAGATCCTGAAGACGATCTCGTCGGTCGACACGGGCGCCAAGGTCTCGCAGGCCGCCTGA